A part of Anaerotignum faecicola genomic DNA contains:
- a CDS encoding aminoacyl-histidine dipeptidase, with protein MNVLSHLGCDKVFDYFEKICDIPHGSFHEKALSDYIVSFAKERGLYCRQDNKMNVLIKKGGTAGYESSPVLIMQGHIDMVCDKNEDTEHDFLTEPLEIYIDGDDIKARGTTLGADNGIAAAYMLALLDAEDIAHPPLECIFTVEEEIGMGGATDFDAFDLEGKRFLNMDTEEEGHLMVSCCGGRRMRVYLPIEKEKKQAGTTLSVHIRGLKGGHSGSDIHLQRASANVLLGRFLFELRERVDFALVSANGGNMDNAICREAEAVVVVAPEQVQTVAAVIEEAEAMFREEYKDRESDILMTAEQMPEAAEVLTTETRDYVIALLRLLPYGVQTMDTNMDGLVETSSNIGILKTNEDHIFIDNAVRGSMESRKDAICKKIEVLGSLCGAKVVGVHDYPGWQYNPNSEMLRIFKEVWVEKFGEEPKVVAIHAGLECGLFAKKIPGLDLISLGPNMYDVHTPDERLSISSTIRIWEYLKLVLARLK; from the coding sequence ATGAATGTTTTAAGCCATCTGGGTTGCGATAAAGTTTTTGATTATTTTGAAAAAATCTGCGATATCCCCCATGGAAGCTTTCACGAAAAAGCTCTGAGTGATTATATTGTTTCTTTTGCAAAGGAAAGAGGGCTTTACTGCCGTCAGGATAATAAAATGAATGTTCTGATTAAAAAGGGCGGCACAGCAGGCTATGAAAGCTCTCCTGTATTGATTATGCAGGGGCATATTGATATGGTCTGTGATAAAAACGAGGATACAGAGCATGATTTTCTGACAGAGCCCCTCGAAATTTATATTGACGGGGACGATATCAAGGCGAGAGGGACAACCCTTGGTGCGGATAATGGCATTGCGGCGGCGTATATGCTGGCACTTCTGGATGCGGAGGATATCGCACATCCGCCACTGGAATGTATCTTTACCGTCGAGGAAGAAATCGGTATGGGCGGTGCAACAGATTTTGATGCCTTTGATTTGGAAGGCAAACGCTTTTTAAATATGGATACCGAGGAGGAAGGGCATCTGATGGTAAGCTGCTGCGGCGGCAGACGGATGCGTGTGTATCTGCCGATTGAAAAAGAGAAAAAGCAGGCAGGCACAACCCTTTCCGTTCATATTCGCGGCTTGAAGGGCGGTCATTCCGGTTCGGATATTCATTTGCAGCGGGCAAGTGCGAATGTGCTTCTGGGCAGATTTCTTTTTGAGCTGCGTGAAAGAGTAGATTTTGCACTGGTAAGCGCAAATGGCGGCAATATGGATAATGCCATCTGTCGGGAAGCAGAGGCGGTTGTTGTAGTTGCGCCGGAACAGGTGCAGACCGTAGCGGCTGTGATTGAGGAAGCAGAAGCTATGTTCCGAGAGGAATATAAAGACCGCGAAAGCGATATACTGATGACAGCGGAGCAGATGCCGGAAGCAGCCGAGGTGCTGACGACAGAAACGAGAGATTATGTAATTGCATTGCTGCGGCTTCTGCCCTATGGTGTACAGACAATGGATACCAATATGGATGGATTGGTGGAAACCTCCAGTAATATCGGGATTCTGAAAACAAATGAGGATCATATTTTCATTGATAATGCAGTGCGCGGCTCTATGGAAAGCAGAAAGGATGCTATCTGCAAAAAGATTGAGGTTCTGGGCAGTCTTTGCGGTGCAAAGGTGGTCGGCGTGCATGATTACCCCGGCTGGCAGTATAACCCCAATTCTGAGATGCTGCGCATCTTCAAGGAGGTCTGGGTGGAAAAATTCGGCGAGGAACCCAAGGTGGTTGCCATCCATGCAGGTCTGGAATGTGGGCTGTTTGCGAAAAAAATCCCTGGTCTGGATCTGATTTCTCTGGGACCTAATATGTACGATGTGCATACACCCGATGAAAGACTCAGTATTTCCTCTACCATCCGTATCTGGGAATATCTGAAGCTGGTTCTGGCAAGGCTGAAATAA
- a CDS encoding alpha/beta-type small acid-soluble spore protein: MSNNNTNSNKINVPEARAAMEQFKFEVANEIGVPLKKGYNGDLTSAQNGYVGGYMVKKMIEKQEQMMAEKNQG, translated from the coding sequence ATGAGCAACAACAATACAAACAGCAACAAAATCAACGTGCCCGAAGCAAGGGCGGCAATGGAGCAGTTCAAATTTGAGGTGGCAAACGAAATCGGCGTACCCCTGAAAAAGGGCTACAACGGCGACCTGACATCTGCACAGAATGGTTATGTAGGCGGCTATATGGTAAAAAAGATGATTGAAAAGCAGGAACAGATGATGGCTGAAAAAAATCAGGGCTGA